A single Paenibacillus kribbensis DNA region contains:
- a CDS encoding DMT family transporter, with the protein MNRSWIYVFVGGLIEVVWVSGLKHADSVLAWMITVLAIAASFYLIIKAANRLPVGTVYAVFTGLGTGGTVVGEMLIFGEPFQWSKTLLIALLLAGVIGLKLVTDRDTQKGSDA; encoded by the coding sequence ATGAACCGCAGTTGGATTTATGTTTTTGTCGGCGGCCTGATTGAGGTCGTATGGGTATCGGGTCTGAAGCACGCCGATTCTGTACTCGCCTGGATGATAACCGTGCTGGCGATCGCGGCCAGCTTTTATTTGATTATTAAGGCTGCCAACCGCCTGCCTGTAGGCACCGTGTATGCCGTATTCACCGGACTGGGCACAGGCGGGACCGTTGTAGGTGAAATGCTGATATTCGGGGAACCGTTTCAATGGTCCAAAACGCTGTTAATCGCACTTTTGCTGGCAGGTGTCATTGGCCTGAAATTAGTGACTGACCGCGATACTCAGAAAGGAAGTGACGCATAA
- the fni gene encoding type 2 isopentenyl-diphosphate Delta-isomerase — MSNAEHKKGPPDGSGRTGSLLPAARTGERKMEHVRLCLQEDVAGQGITSGLERYAFKHCALPELHFDDVCLNTAFLGRTVRTPLLISSMTGGSAETGVINERLAETAEKRGWALGVGSVRAAVEREELASTFAVRRLAPSIPIFANLGAVQLNYGFGVDDCRRAVEIAGADMLVLHLNGLQEIFQPEGNLDFSGLLGRIEELCRQLSVPVGVKEVGWGIDGETASRLYDAGAAFIDVAGAGGTSWSQVEKFRNPDPVRRAAAEAFADWGNSTADCIVEVKAAQPHGALIGSGGLRDGVDAAKALALGADMAGFGRSLLGSAVASSEALEARLEQVELELRTVMFGIGAAGIEGLKDTTRLRKKANG, encoded by the coding sequence ATGAGTAATGCAGAGCATAAAAAAGGACCACCTGACGGTTCCGGCAGGACTGGATCCTTGTTGCCTGCCGCGCGGACAGGTGAACGGAAGATGGAACACGTCCGTCTTTGTCTGCAAGAAGATGTGGCGGGGCAAGGCATCACCAGTGGACTGGAGCGGTATGCCTTTAAGCACTGCGCACTGCCTGAGCTGCATTTTGACGATGTGTGTCTGAATACTGCCTTTCTGGGGCGCACTGTGCGCACACCGCTGCTCATAAGCTCCATGACAGGCGGCAGCGCTGAGACGGGAGTGATTAATGAGCGATTGGCAGAGACGGCTGAGAAGCGCGGCTGGGCGTTGGGCGTAGGTTCGGTACGGGCTGCGGTAGAAAGAGAAGAATTGGCTTCAACCTTTGCGGTTCGCCGTCTAGCGCCTAGTATACCGATTTTCGCCAATCTGGGGGCGGTACAGCTAAACTACGGATTTGGTGTGGACGATTGTCGTCGTGCTGTGGAAATTGCCGGAGCTGACATGCTGGTACTGCATTTGAACGGATTGCAGGAGATTTTCCAGCCCGAAGGGAATTTAGATTTCAGTGGTCTGCTTGGCCGTATCGAGGAGCTGTGTCGTCAGCTTTCAGTGCCTGTAGGAGTCAAGGAAGTAGGCTGGGGCATTGATGGCGAGACGGCCTCCAGACTATATGATGCGGGTGCAGCTTTTATTGATGTCGCTGGCGCGGGCGGGACAAGCTGGAGCCAGGTGGAAAAATTCCGCAATCCCGATCCTGTACGCCGTGCGGCGGCGGAAGCGTTTGCGGATTGGGGGAACTCCACCGCAGATTGCATCGTAGAAGTCAAAGCCGCTCAGCCCCATGGTGCTCTGATCGGCAGCGGTGGATTGAGAGACGGTGTCGATGCCGCCAAGGCGCTTGCTTTGGGCGCTGACATGGCAGGCTTCGGACGTTCTCTGCTTGGCTCGGCGGTCGCCTCCAGCGAGGCTTTGGAAGCCCGATTAGAGCAGGTGGAGCTGGAATTGCGTACAGTCATGTTTGGCATCGGAGCAGCTGGGATTGAAGGTCTTAAAGACACGACCAGACTAAGAAAGAAGGCGAATGGATGA
- a CDS encoding DMT family transporter: protein MLLGIVLAIIAGALVSLQTIFNNKVNERTGSWATTTLVLGTGFLASLLGSLIFEGKNTFTLQHMQLWYWFSGMIGVGVVFCLVQGMKRLAPTYAISVVLTAQLGTALLWDSLGWLGLEKIPFTFNKLIGVLVIIGGILVFKLGQGRTKEQPDNITPVPDSLKG from the coding sequence ATGTTATTAGGGATTGTACTGGCGATCATTGCGGGTGCTTTGGTCAGTTTGCAAACGATATTCAACAACAAGGTGAATGAGCGGACAGGTTCATGGGCTACAACCACATTGGTGCTGGGCACAGGCTTTCTGGCTTCTCTGCTCGGAAGTCTTATTTTTGAAGGGAAAAATACATTTACGTTGCAGCATATGCAGCTGTGGTACTGGTTCAGTGGAATGATTGGTGTCGGCGTCGTGTTTTGTCTGGTACAAGGGATGAAGCGGCTTGCCCCAACCTATGCAATCTCGGTTGTATTGACGGCACAATTAGGTACTGCTTTGTTGTGGGATTCGCTGGGGTGGCTGGGACTGGAAAAGATTCCGTTCACTTTCAACAAGCTGATCGGAGTACTGGTCATTATCGGTGGCATTCTGGTATTCAAGCTTGGCCAAGGTCGTACAAAGGAACAACCAGATAACATTACGCCTGTACCTGACTCACTGAAGGGATGA
- a CDS encoding DMT family transporter, producing MAWLALVMAGCSEVFGVIGMKGITVGKGWKAFMLMVLSFVLSFSLLSYAMKSLPMGTSYAVWTGIGTVGSTITGMFLYGEQKSVLRVLFIAMILAAALGLKLIS from the coding sequence ATGGCTTGGCTTGCATTGGTTATGGCGGGATGTTCGGAAGTATTCGGAGTCATTGGCATGAAGGGAATTACGGTTGGCAAGGGGTGGAAGGCTTTCATGCTGATGGTCTTATCCTTTGTTCTCAGCTTCTCGTTACTCAGTTACGCGATGAAGAGCTTGCCTATGGGAACTTCTTATGCGGTATGGACAGGCATCGGAACGGTAGGCAGCACGATTACAGGCATGTTTTTGTACGGTGAGCAAAAAAGCGTACTGCGCGTCCTGTTCATCGCCATGATTCTTGCCGCAGCTTTGGGATTAAAGCTGATTTCGTAA
- the cls gene encoding cardiolipin synthase — MRRSLLAVLIAVLVFIFYYFGLFNSIGTNEGTVISIFSTLTVISISLIIFSENRNPSTTMSWILLLALLPVVGLPLYFLFGQNVFKRRKYDKKALRDQQAYERIEKDAMHVKRDLTCFTDEQQQLMRLTRRLARSPIYFATETQILNNGDETFSTLLEELRKAQHHIHMEYYIFRSDDIGTSIQKILIEKAKAGVKVRFMYDAVGSIQLSKAFLKEMRDAGIEVVAYGGARILFFSSRVNYRNHRKIVVIDGNIGLIGGLNVGDEYLSRNKAYGFWRDTHMIVKGEAVRTLQLIFLQDWLHMTGESVLDKEYLSPNIEPITDGGVQIIASGPDNERRTLKNLFFSMITSARKSVWIATPYFIPDEDILTALRMAALSGLDVRILFPAKPDKWLPFLASHSYFQSLLEVGVKVYEYEKGFLHSKLLIVDGEVATIGTANMDMRSFHLNFEVNALLIQTRSVQQMVKDYERDLNSASLIVREEFMKKRLFKRLMESLARLLSPLL, encoded by the coding sequence ATGAGGCGAAGTTTGCTGGCCGTGTTGATCGCGGTTTTAGTGTTTATTTTTTATTATTTTGGCTTGTTTAATTCCATCGGCACAAATGAAGGGACTGTCATCAGTATCTTTTCTACCCTGACGGTTATCTCTATCAGTCTGATTATTTTTTCGGAGAATCGCAATCCTTCCACTACGATGTCATGGATTTTGCTGCTGGCTTTGCTGCCAGTTGTTGGACTTCCTCTTTATTTTTTGTTTGGGCAAAATGTTTTCAAACGCCGCAAGTATGACAAAAAGGCATTGCGTGACCAGCAGGCCTACGAGCGGATTGAAAAGGATGCCATGCACGTCAAGCGTGATCTGACCTGCTTTACAGATGAGCAGCAGCAGTTGATGCGTTTGACTCGCAGACTGGCCCGCTCCCCGATTTATTTTGCAACAGAAACTCAAATTCTGAACAATGGAGATGAAACCTTCTCCACGCTGCTGGAAGAGCTGCGTAAGGCGCAGCATCATATCCATATGGAATATTACATTTTCCGTTCGGATGATATCGGTACCAGCATTCAGAAAATTTTGATCGAAAAGGCGAAAGCAGGCGTCAAGGTTCGGTTTATGTATGATGCGGTGGGCAGCATTCAGTTGTCGAAGGCATTTTTGAAGGAGATGAGAGATGCGGGAATAGAGGTCGTTGCTTACGGCGGCGCGCGGATTTTATTCTTCTCCAGCCGGGTAAATTACCGCAATCACCGTAAAATCGTGGTCATTGACGGCAATATCGGATTGATTGGCGGTCTGAATGTAGGGGATGAGTACCTTAGTCGCAATAAGGCCTACGGCTTCTGGCGTGACACGCACATGATTGTGAAGGGTGAGGCTGTGCGGACGCTGCAGCTTATATTTTTGCAGGACTGGCTTCATATGACAGGCGAATCGGTGCTGGATAAGGAATATCTGTCTCCCAATATTGAACCGATTACGGACGGAGGCGTGCAGATCATTGCCAGCGGCCCGGATAATGAGCGGAGAACGCTCAAAAATCTGTTTTTCTCCATGATCACGTCCGCTCGTAAGTCTGTCTGGATCGCCACTCCTTATTTCATCCCGGACGAGGATATTCTGACTGCACTGCGGATGGCTGCTCTATCCGGTCTGGATGTGCGCATTCTGTTTCCTGCGAAACCGGATAAGTGGCTGCCGTTTCTCGCGTCCCATTCATACTTCCAATCGCTGCTGGAGGTAGGGGTTAAGGTATATGAATATGAAAAAGGGTTTCTTCACTCCAAGCTGCTCATTGTTGACGGAGAGGTTGCGACCATTGGAACAGCCAATATGGATATGCGCAGCTTTCATTTGAACTTTGAAGTCAATGCCCTGTTGATCCAAACGCGCAGTGTACAGCAGATGGTGAAGGATTACGAACGGGACTTGAATTCTGCCAGCCTAATTGTGCGCGAGGAATTTATGAAAAAGCGTCTGTTCAAACGCTTGATGGAATCACTTGCCCGGTTGCTTTCACCACTCTTGTAG
- a CDS encoding GNAT family N-acetyltransferase, which produces MSGFIRLVPMNAEQYERFEQRSLADYAEEKIQAGTWTVEEAPERAKESFATYLPQRLDTPHAHLYMLEYSGGAGQNPEEAGYIWFNITEGTQGKEAFLLDILVYDSYQGRGLGTLTMGALEQEARKLGAVRIGLHVFGHNERALHVYRKSGYRVTDIQMSKEI; this is translated from the coding sequence ATGAGTGGATTTATCAGATTGGTTCCTATGAACGCAGAGCAGTATGAACGCTTTGAGCAGCGCTCGCTCGCGGATTACGCGGAGGAGAAAATCCAGGCAGGCACGTGGACGGTAGAAGAAGCGCCGGAACGGGCAAAGGAAAGCTTTGCAACATATTTGCCGCAAAGACTGGATACACCCCATGCTCACTTGTACATGCTTGAATATTCAGGTGGTGCGGGTCAGAACCCGGAGGAAGCGGGATATATCTGGTTCAACATTACAGAAGGTACGCAAGGCAAAGAAGCTTTTTTGCTGGATATCCTCGTTTACGATTCGTATCAGGGGCGAGGTCTGGGTACGTTGACGATGGGGGCGTTGGAACAGGAAGCCCGCAAGCTGGGCGCGGTTCGCATCGGTCTGCACGTATTCGGGCATAATGAGCGAGCTTTGCATGTATATCGCAAGTCGGGTTATCGGGTTACGGATATCCAGATGAGCAAAGAAATTTAA
- a CDS encoding DMT family transporter, producing the protein MRGILFAFLGGACITLQGVANTRISHDIGTWQAATVTQLTGFILAALVWMVTRDGHVAEMKQVKPMYLWGGAFAAIIIFSEVTAIQHIGVTFTISTLLISQLCLTFLADIRGWFGLVKQKMKLPQFIGIGMMIAGVIILKL; encoded by the coding sequence ATGAGAGGAATTTTGTTTGCTTTTCTAGGAGGCGCTTGCATTACGCTGCAAGGGGTGGCGAATACACGAATCAGTCATGATATCGGTACATGGCAGGCAGCTACGGTTACTCAATTAACTGGCTTTATTTTGGCTGCCTTGGTCTGGATGGTTACACGGGACGGACATGTGGCCGAAATGAAACAGGTAAAGCCGATGTATCTTTGGGGTGGCGCATTTGCAGCTATTATTATATTCAGTGAAGTTACGGCTATTCAGCATATCGGGGTAACGTTCACGATTTCGACTCTGTTGATTTCCCAGCTGTGTTTAACCTTCCTGGCAGATATCAGGGGATGGTTCGGTCTAGTGAAGCAAAAGATGAAGCTGCCGCAATTTATAGGCATTGGCATGATGATCGCGGGTGTGATTATTTTGAAGCTCTAA
- a CDS encoding TetR/AcrR family transcriptional regulator has translation MGMEDIRKAALFQFATIGYEGASLSSIAGEVGIRKPSIYAHFQGKEDLFLQVARYAFQEQNLRIFEYFTERMDQSLEHTLHDFLFWMGQEYENNNTAKFMLRFSFFPPVSLYNEVLDIVNPFLDKMERKLTRRIRNTRDREPFGHMEPVDVALAYMTLVDGIMVELLYSGSINYHRRLNAAWPIFWRGITLIPPHEA, from the coding sequence ATGGGGATGGAAGACATTCGAAAGGCTGCTCTTTTCCAATTCGCCACCATTGGGTATGAGGGAGCATCCTTGAGCAGTATTGCCGGTGAGGTCGGTATTCGAAAACCGTCTATATATGCGCATTTTCAAGGCAAGGAGGATCTGTTTCTACAAGTGGCGAGGTACGCTTTTCAAGAGCAGAATTTACGTATTTTCGAATACTTTACAGAACGCATGGATCAGTCGCTGGAGCATACACTGCATGACTTCCTGTTTTGGATGGGACAGGAATATGAGAACAACAACACCGCCAAGTTTATGCTTCGCTTTTCCTTCTTTCCGCCTGTATCTTTGTATAACGAGGTTCTGGATATTGTTAATCCTTTTCTGGACAAAATGGAGCGAAAATTGACCCGCCGCATCCGGAATACGCGGGATCGGGAACCCTTTGGACATATGGAGCCAGTGGATGTGGCTTTAGCCTACATGACACTGGTGGACGGAATCATGGTGGAGCTGCTGTACAGTGGAAGCATCAACTACCACCGGAGACTGAACGCTGCGTGGCCTATTTTTTGGCGTGGGATTACGTTAATTCCACCTCATGAAGCATGA
- a CDS encoding Crp/Fnr family transcriptional regulator — MREIQDQEQLQHFLHLHQLESILYEPLRPHLSLHRLEQGEKLCSQGDTIEHLYILVQGKVKIYTSSTEGKNLILCFKKPIEVIGDVEYIRSSHVINTVEAVSPIYVIGIHHQWMHKYGRDYAPLLQFLLDVVTRKFCLDSDFSNFNLMYPVEVRLASYLLSVSFEESDSAFHEELRVSSLVDVANLIGTSYRHLNRVIRKMIEGWVERTKGYIVIRDRQGLSELAGQNIYESL; from the coding sequence ATGAGAGAAATTCAGGACCAGGAGCAACTGCAACATTTTTTGCACCTGCATCAGCTGGAATCCATACTTTATGAGCCACTGCGTCCTCATTTATCGTTGCATCGTTTGGAACAAGGGGAAAAGCTTTGTTCACAGGGGGATACCATTGAACATCTGTACATATTGGTACAGGGCAAGGTCAAGATTTATACCAGCTCTACAGAAGGCAAAAACCTGATCCTCTGCTTCAAAAAACCAATCGAAGTCATTGGAGATGTTGAATATATTCGCAGTAGTCACGTAATCAACACGGTAGAGGCAGTGTCTCCGATCTATGTGATCGGTATCCACCATCAATGGATGCATAAATACGGAAGAGACTATGCCCCTTTACTGCAATTTTTACTGGATGTTGTCACACGAAAGTTTTGCCTGGACTCCGACTTTTCCAATTTTAATCTCATGTACCCCGTCGAAGTCAGGCTGGCGAGCTACCTGCTATCCGTTTCTTTTGAGGAATCTGATTCCGCCTTTCATGAGGAATTACGGGTATCCAGTCTGGTAGATGTGGCCAATCTGATCGGAACCAGCTACAGGCATCTTAACCGTGTCATACGCAAGATGATTGAGGGATGGGTTGAGCGGACAAAAGGCTACATTGTCATTCGGGACAGACAAGGTTTAAGCGAGCTGGCAGGCCAGAATATTTACGAGTCTTTATAA